One genomic segment of Pandoraea sputorum includes these proteins:
- a CDS encoding extradiol ring-cleavage dioxygenase: MGQIVGAALVSHHPGLMQCEEFRVLQGAGADSDLIPGYARVRERIEAVRPDVVMIFDSHWFTTGYHLIDGGARYSGMYTSDEMPWYLHGVPYDYRGHPELALAIDGVARERGVRARAVQHPDLARHYPTINVIKQMRLDAWPIVTVSSCQNCETQHFLQSGEVIGEAIRRSDLRVVMLASGALSHKFNGIDWKPNHPRIFHESNVSRPENIESDKRAIEAFREGRHDRILADWDTDYRKRPWEAHGAHYLQMVGALGGAECRSAGTVLSDYENARGTGNVHIWFDTI; this comes from the coding sequence ATGGGACAGATCGTTGGCGCGGCGCTGGTGTCGCATCACCCCGGCCTGATGCAATGTGAGGAGTTTCGCGTGTTGCAGGGCGCGGGGGCGGATTCGGACCTGATTCCCGGGTACGCACGAGTGCGCGAGCGCATTGAAGCGGTACGTCCGGACGTCGTCATGATTTTCGATTCGCACTGGTTCACGACCGGCTATCACCTGATCGACGGCGGCGCGCGCTACTCAGGCATGTACACGTCGGACGAGATGCCTTGGTATCTGCACGGTGTGCCCTACGACTATCGCGGACACCCGGAACTGGCGCTCGCCATCGACGGCGTAGCGCGTGAGCGTGGCGTGCGTGCGCGCGCCGTGCAGCATCCGGATCTCGCACGGCATTACCCGACGATTAACGTCATCAAACAGATGCGTCTGGACGCATGGCCGATCGTCACCGTGAGCTCGTGCCAGAACTGCGAGACGCAGCACTTCCTGCAATCAGGCGAAGTGATCGGCGAGGCGATTCGCCGCAGCGATCTGCGGGTGGTGATGCTGGCGTCAGGCGCGCTGAGTCACAAGTTCAACGGCATCGACTGGAAGCCGAATCATCCGCGCATCTTTCACGAGAGCAACGTGTCGCGCCCGGAGAACATCGAGAGCGACAAGCGGGCCATCGAAGCGTTTCGCGAGGGACGTCACGACCGGATTCTGGCGGACTGGGATACGGACTACCGGAAGCGTCCGTGGGAAGCGCACGGCGCGCACTACCTGCAGATGGTCGGTGCGCTCGGTGGGGCCGAATGCCGCAGCGCGGGCACCGTGCTGTCGGACTACGAGAACGCGCGAGGCACGGGCAACGTGCATATCTGGTTCGATACGATCTGA
- a CDS encoding aldehyde dehydrogenase family protein has product MSDTRFDVAGVSVSPDHYIDGRRVASAETFECVSPIDQTHLGNIASGNLGHVDAAVTSASLAFPAWAALSAAQRQPYLQRFADAIGRRADAFATLESADAGVLRSRMAHGVVPRAMQNITWFAEHALTLQDRVIETPQARHLVRHDPAGVVAIITPWNSPLMLATWKIGPALASGNTVVLKAPEWAPLTSSLLADCAHEAGLPPGVFNLLQGSGAQTGAALVSDARLARISFTGSVATAKWIAKTAADNLVPCSLELGGKSAFIVLADADLDAAAATAALMYRNAGQVCLAGTRLLVHADVAPMFIEKLREVVGRLVVGDPRDAATEVGPIIHMRQLERVQGFVERAVALGARVLWGGTRHDFGAQYFAPTLLTDLRQQDEIVQQEVFGPVLTLQTFASDDEVVGMANGTDYGLGGVCYGDEAHAIAIAERVRTGFIWINSFGIRDLAAPFGGIKRSGVGREGGDWSFEFFCDVKDVVVPKQPFKASFSHR; this is encoded by the coding sequence ATGAGTGATACCCGTTTTGACGTCGCCGGTGTGTCGGTGTCGCCGGACCACTACATCGATGGCCGTCGCGTGGCGTCTGCCGAGACGTTCGAGTGCGTCTCGCCCATCGACCAGACGCATCTGGGCAATATCGCCAGCGGCAACCTCGGTCACGTCGATGCTGCGGTGACGTCGGCCTCGCTGGCGTTTCCCGCGTGGGCGGCGCTGAGCGCGGCGCAACGTCAACCGTATCTTCAGCGCTTCGCCGATGCCATCGGTCGCCGCGCCGACGCGTTCGCTACGCTTGAGAGCGCAGACGCAGGCGTGCTGCGCTCGCGCATGGCACACGGTGTCGTGCCACGCGCCATGCAAAACATCACATGGTTCGCCGAGCATGCCCTGACGCTGCAGGACCGCGTGATCGAGACACCGCAGGCACGCCACCTCGTGCGCCACGATCCGGCCGGTGTCGTGGCCATCATCACGCCGTGGAATTCGCCGCTGATGCTGGCGACGTGGAAGATCGGCCCGGCGTTGGCGTCGGGTAACACGGTGGTGCTCAAAGCGCCCGAGTGGGCACCGTTGACGTCGTCGCTACTGGCCGATTGCGCGCACGAGGCGGGATTGCCGCCGGGGGTCTTCAACCTGTTGCAGGGCTCGGGTGCGCAGACCGGGGCGGCGCTGGTCAGCGATGCACGGCTCGCGCGCATCTCGTTTACCGGCTCGGTCGCCACGGCCAAATGGATTGCGAAGACGGCCGCCGACAACCTGGTGCCGTGCAGCCTCGAACTTGGCGGCAAGTCGGCGTTTATCGTGCTGGCCGACGCCGATCTCGACGCTGCCGCTGCGACCGCCGCGCTGATGTACCGCAACGCGGGGCAGGTGTGCCTCGCGGGGACGCGTCTGCTCGTGCATGCGGACGTGGCCCCCATGTTCATCGAAAAGCTGCGCGAGGTGGTCGGGCGTCTCGTCGTGGGCGATCCGCGCGACGCCGCGACCGAAGTCGGGCCAATTATCCATATGCGTCAGCTAGAGCGTGTGCAGGGGTTCGTCGAGCGCGCCGTCGCGCTCGGCGCTCGCGTGCTGTGGGGCGGCACGCGGCATGACTTCGGCGCGCAGTACTTCGCGCCGACGCTGCTCACCGATCTGCGCCAGCAGGACGAGATCGTGCAGCAGGAAGTCTTCGGCCCGGTGCTCACACTGCAAACCTTCGCGAGCGACGACGAAGTCGTCGGCATGGCCAACGGCACCGACTACGGGCTGGGCGGCGTTTGCTACGGCGACGAGGCGCATGCCATCGCGATTGCCGAGCGCGTGCGCACGGGCTTCATCTGGATCAACAGCTTCGGCATTCGCGATCTGGCTGCACCGTTCGGCGGCATCAAACGCTCGGGCGTTGGACGCGAGGGCGGCGACTGGAGCTTCGAATTCTTCTGCGACGTGAAGGATGTCGTCGTGCCGAAACAACCGTTCAAGGCGAGCTTCAGCCATCGCTGA
- the hpaI gene encoding 4-hydroxy-2-oxoheptanedioate aldolase — MKTPPNTFRQALASGERRIGLWMGLATPYAAELCAGSGFDWLVIDGEHAPNDLRTMLATLQAVAPYPVHPVVRLPHGDAALIKQVLEIGATTLLVPMVESAAMARDLASATRYPPQGTRGVGSGLARSSRWNRYEDYLHAANDTTCLLVQVETADALAQVDEIAAVDGVHGVFIGPADLAASMGYLGQATHPEVRSAVEDGIARIRRAGKAAGILCVDEALARHYLDLGVTFIAVGIDTTLLANASRALAAKFAVPDTSNPEKG, encoded by the coding sequence ATGAAAACACCTCCGAACACCTTCCGTCAGGCACTGGCAAGCGGTGAGCGCCGGATCGGCCTGTGGATGGGACTCGCCACGCCGTACGCCGCCGAGCTATGCGCAGGCAGCGGGTTCGACTGGCTCGTGATCGACGGCGAGCACGCTCCGAACGATCTGCGCACGATGCTCGCGACATTGCAGGCCGTCGCACCCTATCCGGTGCACCCGGTCGTGCGTCTGCCGCACGGCGACGCGGCGCTCATCAAGCAAGTGCTCGAAATCGGCGCAACGACGCTACTCGTGCCGATGGTCGAGTCTGCCGCGATGGCGCGCGATCTCGCGAGCGCCACGCGCTATCCGCCGCAGGGCACGCGTGGCGTCGGTAGCGGACTGGCGCGCTCGTCGCGCTGGAATCGATACGAGGACTATCTGCACGCTGCGAACGACACGACGTGTCTGCTCGTCCAGGTGGAGACGGCCGATGCACTCGCGCAAGTCGACGAGATCGCCGCCGTCGATGGCGTGCACGGCGTGTTCATCGGCCCGGCGGACCTCGCGGCGTCGATGGGCTACCTCGGGCAGGCCACTCACCCCGAAGTGCGCAGCGCCGTCGAAGACGGCATTGCGCGCATTCGTCGCGCGGGCAAGGCGGCGGGCATTCTGTGCGTCGACGAGGCGCTGGCACGCCACTACCTCGACCTCGGCGTGACGTTCATTGCGGTCGGCATCGACACCACGTTGCTCGCCAACGCGAGCCGCGCACTGGCCGCGAAGTTTGCTGTCCCGGACACCTCAAACCCCGAGAAGGGCTGA
- the hpaH gene encoding 2-oxo-hept-4-ene-1,7-dioate hydratase — protein MPKLDASTHQALARELHEAERSRTPVMQFSRRYPEMTIADSYAISQAWLALKFAEGRRVIGHKIGLTSRAMQVAAQITEPDHGTLLDDMLVADGATLEASRFIVPRLEVELAFILAKPLKGPGVTLFDVLDATAWVTPALELIDGRIELFDRDTKAPRKVFDTIADNAANAAVILGGRPVKPDAIDLRWAGALLYRNGVIEESGLSAAVLNHPGNGIAWLANKLGAFDEGLQAGEIVLAGSFTRPVACAAGDVFHADYGPLGAIGVRFV, from the coding sequence ATGCCGAAGCTCGACGCCTCGACCCATCAGGCCCTTGCCCGCGAACTGCACGAAGCCGAGCGTAGCCGCACGCCCGTAATGCAGTTCTCCCGCCGTTATCCCGAGATGACGATTGCCGACAGTTATGCGATTTCGCAGGCGTGGCTCGCGCTGAAGTTCGCGGAGGGTCGTCGCGTGATCGGGCACAAGATCGGGCTGACGTCGCGTGCCATGCAGGTCGCCGCCCAGATCACCGAACCCGATCACGGCACGCTGCTCGACGACATGCTTGTCGCCGACGGCGCAACGCTGGAGGCGTCGCGCTTCATCGTGCCGCGTCTCGAAGTGGAGCTGGCGTTCATTCTCGCCAAGCCGCTCAAAGGCCCGGGCGTGACGCTGTTCGACGTGCTCGACGCCACCGCCTGGGTGACACCCGCGCTGGAACTGATCGACGGTCGTATCGAACTGTTCGACCGCGACACCAAAGCGCCGCGCAAAGTCTTCGACACGATTGCCGACAACGCGGCGAATGCCGCCGTGATTCTCGGCGGCCGTCCCGTCAAGCCGGATGCCATCGACCTGCGCTGGGCAGGCGCGCTGCTGTATCGCAACGGCGTGATCGAAGAGTCCGGGTTGAGTGCCGCCGTGCTGAACCATCCGGGCAACGGTATTGCATGGCTCGCCAACAAGCTGGGCGCATTCGACGAAGGGCTGCAGGCGGGCGAGATCGTGCTGGCGGGCTCGTTCACGCGGCCGGTGGCCTGCGCGGCGGGCGACGTCTTTCATGCGGATTACGGTCCGCTCGGCGCCATCGGTGTGCGCTTCGTCTGA